In the Thermodesulfobacteriota bacterium genome, one interval contains:
- a CDS encoding DUF5329 family protein: protein MKKISLKNKTVYIIGLFLAAVFYACPALSDVPPGQKPEVEFLIETVRTTDCKFDRNGKTYSGKKAASHLQRKYNHYKDEITSTETFIEYSATKSMLSGADYYIICPGEPPVRSQDWLLEKLSEFRQKNKTE from the coding sequence ATGAAAAAAATATCGCTGAAAAATAAGACCGTTTATATTATCGGTCTTTTCCTGGCGGCCGTGTTTTATGCCTGCCCGGCCCTGTCCGATGTGCCGCCCGGGCAGAAGCCCGAGGTCGAATTCCTTATAGAGACGGTGCGCACGACCGACTGCAAATTCGACAGGAACGGAAAGACGTACAGCGGCAAGAAGGCCGCGAGCCATCTCCAAAGAAAATACAACCACTACAAGGACGAGATAACCTCGACCGAAACGTTTATAGAATACTCCGCGACAAAGAGCATGCTGTCCGGGGCCGACTACTACATCATTTGCCCGGGCGAGCCGCCGGTTAGGTCCCAGGACTGGCTCCTCGAGAAGCTTTCGGAATTCAGGCAAAAGAACAAAACCGAATAA
- the ptsP gene encoding phosphoenolpyruvate--protein phosphotransferase produces the protein MHAKNRPGTSAKKTIDRADFHLKIVQEISDLVNTSTGLNIILKKVVNKIAVSLRLDVVSVYLWDSERKMLVLRSTKGLNIDPLRNPITLSPEEGLTGLVYETSRPITVMPASEHPRYRYFPEIGEEEYESYIGVPILLQNRCIGVLVGQTKEKRLINPAEETLFQIIASRLAGLLEVADRLERLKTPSIVKHETRTYQGKGVSNGVAIGNVFIFRGLFQQVNTEKLTPSSPKVEKKRLEKAFQDVELDLKSLIETLDSKSVLSSEEIDIFRAHLLILRGSTLRKAVIGKLDADGMAAELAVIEGIEAIAQQFESMSDRYLREKAQDFRDIGERLLHELIKHNTGSKAAAEPKEGSILVAYEIGPSFISMLLKNKVSAVVIEKGGETSHAIIIAKSLGIPAVVGVDNISRLLRSGEKAIVDGKTGFIFSNPDESLIAEYQNTYSRLIKVKEEIEQAAMEVSDGSGLGIRISVNIGFPIDVQLAKQYGIRDVGLFRTEFAFSQYAKWPGVRQQARIYKNIADSFEGYVTIRTLDIGADKLLPYFEFPREDNPLLGLRAIRFSMEYLELFKDQLRAILLASKKGCKFRILLPMITNLWEVETARDIIDDLVKEVGVPEADVPPLGIMMEVPAILYQLDDYKSIIDFVSIGTNDLIQYILAVDRNSNVVGHLYSGFHPAVLRVLDDIYYKTRLSGMDVSVCGELAGTPSGALGLMALGFKQLSVSPSNLPYVRFLSGKVDRLLLSSVRRDILNLKKNSEIERYLIETLESIHPALIEIE, from the coding sequence ATGCACGCCAAAAACCGGCCAGGCACATCCGCTAAGAAAACCATAGACAGGGCGGATTTCCATCTAAAAATCGTTCAGGAGATAAGCGACCTCGTCAACACATCGACGGGGCTCAACATCATCCTCAAAAAGGTCGTAAACAAGATCGCCGTCTCGCTCAGGCTGGACGTCGTCTCGGTCTACTTGTGGGACTCCGAAAGGAAGATGCTCGTACTGCGCTCGACCAAGGGCCTCAACATCGACCCTCTCCGGAACCCGATAACCCTGAGCCCCGAGGAAGGGCTCACGGGCCTTGTCTACGAGACGTCGAGGCCCATAACCGTGATGCCGGCATCCGAGCACCCGCGCTACAGGTACTTCCCCGAAATAGGCGAGGAAGAGTACGAAAGCTACATCGGCGTACCGATACTCCTCCAGAACCGCTGCATAGGGGTCCTCGTCGGCCAGACGAAGGAAAAGCGCCTTATCAATCCGGCCGAGGAAACCCTGTTCCAGATAATCGCGTCTAGGCTCGCCGGGCTTCTCGAAGTCGCCGACAGGCTGGAGCGGCTCAAGACCCCCTCCATCGTAAAGCACGAGACGAGGACGTACCAGGGCAAGGGCGTCTCGAACGGCGTCGCCATAGGCAACGTCTTCATCTTCCGCGGCCTTTTCCAGCAGGTAAACACCGAAAAGCTGACGCCGTCCTCGCCAAAGGTCGAAAAGAAGAGGCTCGAGAAGGCGTTTCAGGACGTCGAGCTCGACCTCAAGAGCCTCATAGAAACGCTCGACTCGAAGTCCGTGCTCTCAAGCGAAGAGATAGACATCTTTCGGGCGCACCTGCTGATACTGCGGGGCTCGACGCTGAGAAAGGCCGTCATCGGGAAGCTCGACGCCGACGGCATGGCGGCGGAGCTCGCCGTGATCGAGGGGATAGAGGCTATAGCGCAGCAGTTCGAATCCATGAGCGACAGGTATCTTCGCGAAAAGGCGCAGGACTTCCGCGACATCGGCGAGAGGCTCCTCCACGAGCTCATAAAGCACAACACCGGGAGCAAGGCCGCCGCGGAGCCCAAAGAGGGCTCGATACTCGTAGCCTACGAAATCGGCCCGTCGTTCATTTCGATGCTCCTTAAGAACAAAGTCTCGGCCGTCGTAATCGAAAAGGGCGGCGAAACCTCGCACGCCATAATAATCGCGAAATCCCTCGGCATCCCCGCCGTCGTCGGGGTGGACAACATAAGCAGGCTCCTCCGCTCCGGCGAAAAGGCGATCGTGGACGGCAAGACGGGATTCATCTTCTCGAACCCCGACGAAAGCCTCATCGCCGAATATCAGAACACGTACTCACGGCTCATCAAGGTAAAAGAAGAGATCGAGCAGGCGGCGATGGAAGTATCCGACGGCTCGGGCCTCGGCATCAGGATATCGGTAAACATCGGCTTTCCCATAGACGTTCAGCTCGCAAAGCAGTACGGCATACGCGACGTCGGCCTTTTCAGGACGGAGTTCGCCTTCAGCCAATACGCGAAATGGCCGGGCGTCCGCCAGCAGGCGCGCATCTATAAGAACATCGCCGACAGCTTCGAGGGTTACGTTACTATCCGCACGCTCGACATAGGGGCCGACAAGCTGCTCCCTTATTTCGAATTCCCGAGGGAAGACAACCCGCTCCTCGGCCTGCGCGCCATACGGTTCTCGATGGAATACCTCGAGCTCTTCAAGGACCAGCTCCGGGCGATTCTCCTCGCTTCGAAGAAGGGCTGCAAGTTCAGGATACTCCTCCCGATGATAACGAACCTATGGGAGGTCGAAACGGCGAGGGACATAATCGACGACCTCGTAAAGGAAGTGGGCGTCCCCGAGGCCGATGTCCCGCCGCTCGGGATAATGATGGAAGTCCCGGCGATCCTGTACCAGCTCGACGACTACAAGAGCATCATAGACTTCGTCTCCATCGGCACGAACGACCTCATTCAGTACATACTCGCCGTGGACAGGAACTCGAACGTCGTCGGGCACCTCTACTCGGGCTTTCATCCGGCCGTCCTCCGTGTGCTCGACGACATCTACTACAAAACGAGGCTATCCGGGATGGACGTCTCCGTATGCGGCGAGCTCGCGGGTACGCCGTCCGGCGCGCTCGGCCTCATGGCCCTCGGGTTCAAGCAGCTGAGCGTCTCGCCGTCGAATCTCCCCTACGTAAGATTCCTCAGCGGCAAGGTGGACAGGCTGCTTCTCAGCTCTGTAAGGAGAGACATCCTCAACCTCAAGAAAAACAGCGAAATCGAGCGCTATCTCATCGAGACGCTCGAGTCGATCCACCCCGCTTTGATAGAGATCGAATAG
- a CDS encoding FAD-dependent oxidoreductase, giving the protein MNDTIRVAIIGSGPAGFYAAEHLLKRTEHDFEVDIFDRLPTPHGLVRSGVAPDHQKIKSVTKIYDKIAANPKVRFYGNVEFGKHIHLSDLKRFYHVIVFATGAQTDRKLGIPGEDLKGSHTATEFVAWYNGHPDYRDLDFDLSVKRAVVVGVGNVAIDVARILCRTDEELRETDIADYALEALEESEIREVYLLGRRGPMQAAFTNPEVRELGKMMAAHAVTLPHEVELDDETKAELETSKDQSTINKIEILKSFCDPAGHVKERQLHIRFLVSPVEILGDENGRVRGVRLVRNELYRDEKGEIRSRATDEYEELEAGIVFRSIGYLGVPLPEVPFHEKWGVIHNEKGRVTDPGTGGHVSGLYATGWIKRGPSGVIGTNKQDSGETVECIVEDIASGKLLKPESPDRESLEAFVRKAQPDFITYEDWLRLDVLEVERGKAAGRPRLKYTSLEEILEALKNSPE; this is encoded by the coding sequence ATGAACGATACTATAAGAGTCGCCATTATCGGCTCGGGACCGGCCGGTTTTTACGCGGCCGAGCATTTGCTGAAACGCACGGAGCACGACTTCGAGGTAGACATATTCGACAGGCTGCCGACGCCCCACGGGCTCGTGAGATCGGGCGTCGCGCCGGACCATCAGAAGATAAAATCCGTGACGAAGATTTACGACAAGATCGCGGCGAACCCGAAGGTCAGGTTCTACGGGAACGTCGAGTTCGGAAAGCACATCCACCTTTCGGATTTGAAGCGCTTTTACCACGTTATCGTCTTCGCCACCGGCGCGCAGACGGACAGGAAGCTCGGCATACCGGGCGAGGACCTCAAGGGCAGCCACACGGCGACGGAGTTCGTCGCCTGGTACAACGGGCACCCGGATTACAGGGACCTCGATTTCGACCTTTCCGTGAAAAGGGCCGTCGTCGTGGGCGTAGGGAACGTCGCGATAGACGTCGCGCGCATACTGTGCCGGACGGACGAGGAGCTAAGGGAAACGGACATAGCGGATTACGCCCTGGAGGCGCTCGAAGAAAGCGAGATCAGGGAGGTTTATCTCCTCGGCAGGAGGGGCCCTATGCAGGCCGCATTTACGAACCCCGAGGTCAGGGAGCTCGGGAAGATGATGGCCGCCCACGCGGTGACGCTCCCGCACGAGGTCGAGCTCGACGACGAGACGAAGGCCGAGCTCGAAACGTCGAAGGACCAGTCCACCATAAACAAGATAGAGATACTGAAGTCGTTCTGCGACCCTGCCGGGCACGTGAAGGAAAGGCAGCTTCACATAAGGTTCCTCGTCTCCCCGGTGGAGATATTGGGCGACGAGAACGGCAGGGTCAGGGGCGTAAGGCTCGTCAGGAACGAGCTTTACAGGGACGAAAAGGGGGAGATACGCTCCCGCGCCACGGACGAGTACGAAGAGCTCGAGGCCGGGATCGTCTTCCGCTCGATAGGGTATCTCGGAGTGCCGCTTCCCGAGGTGCCGTTCCACGAGAAGTGGGGAGTGATACACAACGAGAAGGGGCGCGTCACCGACCCGGGGACGGGTGGGCACGTAAGCGGGCTCTACGCCACGGGATGGATCAAGCGCGGGCCGTCGGGCGTCATAGGGACCAACAAGCAGGATTCGGGCGAGACCGTGGAGTGCATTGTCGAGGATATAGCTTCGGGGAAGCTCCTTAAGCCGGAAAGCCCCGACAGGGAGAGCCTCGAAGCGTTTGTCAGGAAGGCTCAGCCCGATTTTATTACATACGAAGACTGGCTCAGGCTGGACGTGCTGGAAGTCGAGCGAGGAAAGGCCGCCGGGAGGCCGAGGCTCAAATATACGAGCCTTGAGGAAATACTTGAAGCCCTGAAAAACAGTCCGGAATAG
- a CDS encoding citrate synthase, with amino-acid sequence MAQKDTLTITDNRTGKSYEIPIEHDTIRAADLKQIKVNPDDFGMMSYDPAFGNTAACISRVTYIDGDKGELIYRGYPIEVLAEKSNYLEVAYLLLNGELPTKAQYDQWVHDITHHTIVHENIKRFMDGFRYDAHPMGMLLGTVGALSTFYPEAKDIFNKEIRDIQVHRLIAKMPTMAAFAYRHAMGMPYVYPDNDLSYAGNFLNMMFKMTELKYVPDPVIEKAVDILFILHADHEQNCSASAMRNVGSSLPDPYSATAAAIAALYGPLHGGANEGVLQMLKEIGSVDKIPEYIKRAKAGEFRLMGFGHRVYKSYDPRAKIIKEAAYEVFEAKGKNPLLDIALELERIALEDDYFVQRKLYPNVDFYSGLIYQSLGIPVEMFTVMFAIARTSGWLAQWIELLEDPERRIARPRQIYLGERDKQYVPIEKRG; translated from the coding sequence GTGGCACAAAAAGATACCTTAACCATAACCGATAACCGGACTGGTAAATCGTACGAGATACCTATAGAGCACGATACTATTCGGGCAGCCGACCTCAAGCAGATAAAGGTCAACCCGGACGATTTCGGGATGATGAGCTACGATCCCGCATTCGGAAACACAGCCGCCTGTATAAGCCGAGTCACCTACATCGACGGCGACAAGGGCGAGCTCATCTACAGGGGCTACCCCATAGAAGTCCTGGCGGAAAAGAGCAATTATCTCGAAGTTGCCTATCTACTCCTGAACGGCGAGCTTCCGACGAAGGCCCAGTACGACCAGTGGGTCCACGACATAACGCACCACACCATAGTTCACGAAAATATAAAGAGGTTCATGGACGGCTTCCGTTACGACGCGCATCCGATGGGAATGCTCCTCGGCACTGTCGGCGCGCTTTCCACCTTCTACCCCGAAGCCAAGGATATATTCAATAAAGAAATAAGGGACATCCAAGTCCACAGGCTCATCGCCAAGATGCCGACGATGGCTGCTTTCGCCTACCGCCACGCCATGGGCATGCCGTACGTTTATCCCGACAACGACCTTTCCTACGCCGGAAACTTCCTCAACATGATGTTCAAGATGACCGAGCTCAAGTACGTGCCGGACCCTGTTATCGAAAAGGCGGTGGACATTCTCTTCATCCTCCACGCCGACCACGAGCAGAACTGTAGCGCGAGCGCGATGCGTAACGTCGGCAGCTCGCTCCCGGATCCGTACTCGGCGACGGCCGCGGCTATCGCGGCGCTCTACGGCCCGCTCCACGGCGGCGCCAACGAGGGCGTTCTCCAGATGCTGAAGGAAATCGGCTCCGTCGACAAGATCCCCGAATACATCAAGCGCGCCAAGGCCGGCGAGTTCAGGCTCATGGGCTTCGGGCACCGCGTCTACAAATCCTACGACCCGAGGGCGAAGATAATCAAGGAGGCCGCCTACGAAGTGTTCGAGGCCAAGGGCAAGAACCCGCTCCTCGACATCGCTCTCGAGCTCGAGCGCATAGCCCTCGAAGACGATTACTTCGTACAGCGTAAGCTCTACCCGAACGTAGACTTCTACTCCGGACTCATCTACCAGAGCCTCGGAATCCCGGTCGAGATGTTCACGGTCATGTTCGCCATAGCGCGTACGTCCGGATGGCTCGCCCAGTGGATAGAGCTTCTCGAAGACCCCGAAAGAAGGATCGCCCGCCCGAGGCAGATTTATCTCGGCGAGAGAGACAAGCAGTATGTACCGATAGAAAAGAGAGGTTAA
- a CDS encoding site-2 protease family protein, whose product MKPRKIHVILFLLTVVTTFLTGYGTWGSYLSAALFSGGLLFILGSHEMGHYFYGRKYGIDITPPYFIPAPPYISPIGTFGAFIKIKSPIYSKKALFDIGIAGPLAGIVATIPITIIGISLSTFVDSGTFNGNGGYMLGTPLIFGFISEIFLGSPPEGQTILLHPLAFAGWVGLFVTALNLIPSGQLDGGHIVYALFSKGFHRMVSALMIAVLFVFGVGTAPLLLLAEKYGGPGLAPYLANVPVFEGWPGWVLWAALLTLMGTKHPPTYYEDGGLGAVRTALGVLSLLIFVGSISPVPIALAY is encoded by the coding sequence ATGAAGCCCCGCAAGATACACGTAATCCTTTTTCTGCTGACGGTCGTGACGACGTTCCTCACGGGATACGGCACGTGGGGGAGCTACCTGAGCGCCGCGCTCTTCTCCGGGGGGCTGCTTTTTATACTCGGCTCCCACGAAATGGGGCACTATTTTTACGGCAGAAAATACGGCATAGACATCACGCCGCCGTACTTCATACCCGCGCCGCCCTATATCTCTCCCATCGGCACATTCGGCGCATTCATAAAAATAAAGTCTCCCATATACTCCAAGAAAGCACTTTTCGACATAGGCATCGCGGGGCCTCTCGCGGGTATAGTCGCCACTATACCCATAACGATAATCGGCATATCGCTTTCGACATTCGTCGACTCCGGGACGTTTAACGGAAACGGCGGCTATATGCTCGGCACGCCGCTTATATTCGGATTCATCTCCGAAATCTTCCTCGGCTCTCCGCCCGAGGGGCAGACGATACTCCTCCATCCCCTGGCATTCGCCGGGTGGGTGGGGCTGTTCGTGACGGCGCTCAACCTTATCCCGAGCGGGCAGCTCGACGGCGGGCACATAGTGTACGCCCTCTTCTCGAAGGGGTTTCACCGCATGGTCTCGGCGCTTATGATCGCCGTCCTGTTCGTGTTCGGCGTGGGGACGGCGCCGCTCCTCCTCCTTGCCGAAAAATACGGCGGCCCAGGGCTCGCGCCCTACCTCGCCAACGTGCCCGTCTTCGAGGGCTGGCCCGGGTGGGTTCTCTGGGCGGCGCTCCTTACCCTCATGGGGACGAAGCACCCTCCGACGTACTACGAGGACGGCGGCCTCGGGGCCGTGAGAACGGCGCTCGGCGTGTTGTCGCTTCTCATATTCGTCGGGAGCATTTCCCCCGTTCCCATAGCGCTGGCATACTAG
- a CDS encoding CTP synthase, whose amino-acid sequence MKTKFIFVTGGVMSSLGKGLAAASIGALLESRGLEVTLQKLDPYINVDPGTMNPFQHGEVFVTDDGAETDLDLGHYQRFTNARLSQKNNFTTGKVYHSVIMKEREGKYLGKTVQVIPHITDEIKSRVLDVAGDNDVVIVEVGGTVGDIESLPFLEAVRQLRTELGRENTLFIHLTYVPYLAAAGELKSKPTQHSVKDMLQIGIQPDILLCRTDRFLPKEIKEKIALYGNIRMDAVITAKDVETIYEVPLIFHQEKLDQIITDYLKMWTRKPDIAVWENIAYRFSHPKTDVTIGVVGKYVSLKDSYKSLHEALSHGGMANDSRVEIRYVDSEDIESQGVDSLLSGVHGVLVPGGFGKRGFEGKIEAVRFARENKVPFFGICLGMQMAVVEYARNVCGILGAGTREFGDDVQDPVIDLMEEQRDVNDMGGTMRLGAYPCILKKDTLAFSAYETDEISERHRHRYEVNNAYRAALEESGLILSGLSPDGKLVEMVELKNHPWFLGCQFHPEFKSTPRDPHPLFRDFVKVAMEYKSSRNAA is encoded by the coding sequence TTGAAGACTAAATTCATATTCGTAACGGGTGGTGTTATGTCCTCTCTGGGAAAGGGGCTCGCCGCCGCATCTATCGGTGCGCTCCTCGAAAGCAGGGGGCTCGAGGTCACGCTCCAGAAGCTGGACCCCTACATAAACGTCGACCCCGGCACCATGAACCCCTTCCAGCACGGCGAGGTATTCGTCACGGACGACGGCGCCGAGACCGATCTCGACCTCGGCCACTACCAGCGCTTCACCAACGCCCGGCTCTCGCAGAAGAACAACTTCACGACCGGAAAGGTCTACCACTCCGTCATCATGAAGGAGAGGGAAGGGAAGTACCTCGGAAAGACAGTGCAGGTGATCCCGCACATCACCGACGAAATCAAGTCACGCGTGCTCGACGTCGCGGGCGACAACGACGTCGTGATCGTCGAAGTCGGCGGCACGGTCGGCGACATCGAAAGCCTCCCGTTTCTCGAGGCCGTAAGGCAGCTCCGGACGGAGCTCGGCCGCGAAAACACGCTTTTCATACACCTCACCTACGTCCCCTATCTCGCTGCGGCGGGCGAGCTCAAATCCAAGCCCACCCAGCACAGCGTAAAGGACATGCTGCAAATCGGCATCCAGCCCGACATACTCCTCTGCCGGACGGACAGGTTCCTCCCGAAGGAGATAAAAGAGAAGATCGCGCTCTACGGCAACATCCGCATGGACGCCGTAATCACGGCGAAGGACGTCGAAACCATTTACGAAGTCCCGCTTATATTCCACCAGGAAAAACTCGACCAGATAATCACCGACTACCTCAAGATGTGGACCCGCAAGCCTGACATCGCCGTCTGGGAAAACATCGCCTACAGGTTCTCGCACCCGAAAACGGACGTCACGATTGGCGTCGTCGGTAAGTACGTCAGCCTCAAGGACTCTTACAAGAGCCTCCACGAGGCCCTTTCCCACGGCGGCATGGCGAACGACTCCCGCGTGGAGATCAGATACGTCGATTCCGAGGACATCGAATCCCAGGGAGTAGACTCGCTCCTCTCCGGAGTTCACGGAGTCCTCGTCCCGGGCGGCTTCGGCAAGAGGGGATTCGAGGGGAAGATAGAGGCCGTAAGGTTCGCCCGCGAAAACAAGGTCCCGTTCTTCGGCATATGCCTCGGCATGCAGATGGCTGTCGTCGAATATGCACGCAACGTCTGCGGCATCCTGGGGGCGGGCACCCGCGAGTTCGGCGACGACGTCCAGGACCCGGTAATCGACCTCATGGAGGAGCAGAGGGACGTGAACGACATGGGCGGGACGATGAGGCTCGGGGCCTACCCGTGCATACTCAAAAAAGACACGCTGGCCTTTTCGGCTTACGAAACGGACGAGATATCCGAAAGGCACCGCCACAGGTACGAGGTCAACAACGCCTACAGGGCGGCTCTTGAAGAGAGCGGCCTCATACTGAGCGGGCTGTCTCCCGACGGAAAGCTCGTCGAGATGGTCGAGCTCAAGAACCACCCTTGGTTCCTCGGCTGCCAGTTCCACCCCGAATTCAAATCCACGCCTCGCGATCCGCACCCTCTCTTCAGGGATTTCGTCAAGGTCGCCATGGAATACAAGTCCTCGCGTAACGCGGCCTAG
- a CDS encoding ribonuclease catalytic domain-containing protein produces the protein MLFRKRQEPSLGIFSHLEGNKAAVFSEEGREVTVDPEKIAFVSPVTITGDLTQSEKKLALRDLRRRLDEAREEIDLVTVWECFEGETREVPYKELAEFYYAGEEADGFDALAFFWSVDKNDVYFRRGAAGYEPRARDEADEIIHKKEVEQKKKEERESAVRWAKGIISGHAPDLGDFTPDAYIDLLRGYVIHLDKFSRAPEAKSFLSEIGIRDPEGTIEFLVKAGGWGVDEDPMIKRFYVREDFPAKVLAETERIMSGPVPKEGLRDLTHLDIFSIDDENTEDIDDALSMEETDGGGMTIGIHIANVAALVQKWGDADEEASKRGETIYLPEKRIHMFPPDFIKERLSLVENTERLSLSLMVSVDQALSVKGTEFVASIIRVRRNMTYKEGTEYFLNDPVGMRMREFALRLRSSRLEAGALIVQLPQLKVRTGEGGAISIEKNPMNSEAHVVVAEMMILMNRTAGKFLKDRRIPAIYRSQPEPVAEDAHGLDDTNPLYPLQIVKFLRAPRIGLGPDVHKSLGIDVYTQVTSPIRRYTDLVMQRQILSELVEGEPMYTEDELENLYPMIEVGIRDKKTIERNRERYWLYKHLKSLEGTAINGIISSTSGRRIGVYLPDYLFETTVSNGPETPVTEGDQVRLLVTKVDPLRRILTLSLT, from the coding sequence TTGCTGTTTAGAAAACGTCAGGAGCCGTCGCTCGGAATATTTTCTCACCTCGAAGGAAACAAGGCCGCCGTCTTTTCCGAAGAGGGGCGCGAAGTTACGGTGGACCCGGAAAAAATCGCGTTCGTGAGCCCGGTCACGATCACGGGCGACCTCACGCAATCCGAGAAAAAACTCGCGCTTAGAGACCTCCGCCGGAGGCTCGACGAAGCCCGCGAAGAGATAGACCTCGTAACGGTCTGGGAGTGTTTCGAGGGCGAGACCCGCGAAGTCCCCTACAAGGAGCTCGCGGAATTCTACTACGCGGGCGAAGAGGCGGACGGCTTCGATGCGCTCGCGTTCTTCTGGTCGGTGGACAAGAACGACGTCTACTTCAGGCGCGGGGCGGCGGGCTACGAGCCCAGGGCCCGCGACGAAGCGGACGAGATAATCCATAAAAAAGAAGTCGAGCAAAAGAAGAAAGAAGAGAGGGAGAGCGCCGTCCGCTGGGCGAAGGGAATCATCTCCGGCCACGCCCCCGATCTCGGCGATTTCACGCCCGACGCCTACATCGATCTCCTTCGCGGCTACGTCATACACCTGGACAAGTTCAGCCGCGCCCCCGAGGCGAAATCTTTCCTCTCCGAAATAGGCATACGCGACCCCGAGGGCACGATAGAATTCCTCGTGAAGGCCGGGGGGTGGGGCGTGGACGAGGACCCGATGATAAAGAGGTTCTACGTCAGGGAGGATTTTCCGGCCAAGGTCCTGGCCGAAACCGAAAGGATCATGTCGGGGCCCGTCCCGAAAGAGGGCCTCCGCGACCTTACGCACCTCGACATCTTCTCGATAGACGACGAAAACACCGAGGACATAGACGACGCGCTCTCCATGGAGGAAACGGACGGGGGAGGCATGACCATAGGCATACACATAGCCAACGTCGCGGCCCTCGTTCAAAAATGGGGCGACGCCGACGAAGAGGCGTCCAAGCGCGGCGAAACTATTTACCTCCCCGAAAAGCGCATACACATGTTCCCGCCGGATTTCATAAAGGAAAGGCTCTCGCTCGTGGAGAACACCGAGCGTCTCTCGCTCTCGCTCATGGTGAGCGTAGACCAGGCCTTGAGCGTAAAGGGGACTGAATTCGTGGCGTCCATAATCAGGGTCAGGCGCAACATGACGTATAAGGAAGGGACGGAATACTTCCTGAACGACCCTGTGGGGATGAGGATGAGAGAATTCGCGCTCAGGCTGAGGAGCTCACGCCTCGAAGCCGGGGCGCTCATCGTCCAGCTTCCACAATTAAAAGTGAGGACGGGGGAGGGCGGGGCCATCTCTATCGAGAAGAACCCTATGAATTCCGAGGCCCACGTAGTCGTCGCCGAGATGATGATCCTGATGAACAGGACGGCCGGGAAATTCCTCAAGGACAGGCGCATACCGGCGATCTACAGGTCCCAGCCCGAACCCGTAGCCGAAGACGCGCACGGGCTCGACGATACGAACCCTCTCTATCCGCTCCAGATCGTAAAGTTTCTAAGGGCCCCCCGCATCGGGCTCGGCCCCGACGTCCACAAGTCGCTCGGCATAGACGTCTACACGCAGGTCACCTCTCCCATCCGCCGCTACACCGACCTCGTCATGCAGCGCCAGATATTATCCGAGCTCGTGGAGGGCGAGCCGATGTACACCGAGGACGAGCTCGAAAACCTCTATCCGATGATCGAGGTCGGAATACGCGACAAGAAGACGATCGAGAGGAACCGCGAAAGGTACTGGCTCTACAAGCACCTGAAGTCGCTCGAAGGGACGGCGATAAACGGCATAATCAGTTCGACGTCCGGAAGGAGGATAGGGGTCTATCTGCCTGACTACCTCTTCGAGACGACAGTAAGCAACGGGCCTGAAACCCCTGTCACAGAGGGCGACCAAGTGCGTCTACTTGTGACGAAAGTCGACCCGCTGAGGCGTATTTTGACCCTGTCGTTGACGTAA